Genomic segment of Planctomycetaceae bacterium:
AATCGCGATGTGTCACCGCCAGGATTCGGTTGCAGTACGATTCCGGAATCAGACTGCGAACGATGACAAATCCGTCGAGCTGGAACTCGCCGAGTTCGAATTCCGTGAACTGCTCCTCCCGCGGCGAAGTTTCCGACATTCCCATTGATTCTCCTGAGTTCCCTCACGTTGTCACGTTCGGTCTTTTGCCAAGCCACAGCAATTCGACGGTCCGCCACACCCGCGTGCCGGACAAACCTCAATCAAGACATCAGACACCGCGGCGGAAGAGCAGAATCCTGCCGTCCGCCGCCAGCGCCAACGGCAGCATAATGCCGGCACCCTGGATGCCAGCGGAAAGATTCTCCCGGCGGCATGCGATTCTTCAAGTCCCGGCAACTGGAATGCTGCAACACGATGGCACGTCACCGCCGGCGAACAATCCGCGGGATCAGCTCCGGTTTCAGCACTACTCCGTGCGGATAGCCGCGTTCCACGGCCAGCAATTCCGCAAAGCACAGTTCCATGTCGTCCAACAGACGCTGTACATCGATCCCCGCAAACCGCGGCTGAAATGGTCGCAGATAGCATGTGCAACTGCCGTACATTTTTCGGGCGCCCGTCAGGTTGCTGCCTTCAAAATGATGCAGGCAAACAGCGCCGTGAATCAGACCCTGAACGAAGGTCTTTTCCCGCCCGACAAGTTCCATCCAGAGGTCCTCAAAGACGTCATGGCTGGCAAAGAATTCCCGCTGATTGAAAAGCCGGATGCCGTCGTCGATTCTGGGATCCTCCGGGTCCAGAGACATGCCTGGTCTTCCTCTTCGATTGACTTCGTCGGATACCGCTGACTCGGCCCGCTGCCGAAACTCGATCGCGAAATGAGTTTTCCTGACTGCGGTGCGATTCCGCCAACACGATGATTCGACAGCCGGAGGACGGGACCGCGGCGTATTCGATAAGGCACGATCGGAATCCCTCCGTTGCCGCCGTCCTTCGGGCGCGATTGAATCTTCAGCCGCGCAACAGCTTGCCGCAGAATTGCCGAATCGCATGAGCCTACCGGGCTTGAGCAAGTCTGCAACCTGTGGCAACACGACTTCGACGGAACTGCATCACCAGCGCCCGGATCGTGAGCCAATTGACAGACCGGGATTTTGGACGGGCAGTTTCACGGCAATTCGAGCGGCGCTCCCCTTCGAAAGCAATGCACCCGCTGTCGACGCCGGTTGACCCGAGACGCAGGATCGAAAACCTCAGTCGTCGAGATACACGCGCGGAACTTGTCTCGCTCAACTGCGGTTGCGCAGCTGAGCCTGCAAATCAGCGACTCGCTGCTCCAGTTCGGCCAGCGGCAGCCCCGACAGGGTCGAGTCACTCGATACAGGACGCCCCAAAAACTGCTCCAACAACTGCAACTTCCCGATCAGCTTTCCTTCCTGCCGCCCTTCCTGCCGCCCTTCCTGCCGCCCTTCCTGCCGCCCTTCCTGCCGCCCTTCCTGCAAGCCTTCCTGCCGACCTTCCAGCAAACCTTCCTTGCGGGCACCCCGCATTCTGGATTCTTCGTCGCGGGCCAGCTTCAGCCGCATCTCATAATCTTCACGTTCTTCGGGCGTTCGAGCGATCATACTCAGTACTCCAGCGGCTTCGTTGAAAACCGGATCTGCAAGTGACGCCGCGATCTGCGACTCGCTGACCTGTGAAGCGTAGCGAAAGAACCAAATCCACTTTTCCAGCGGGCTGGCCGTCATCACAAAATCGGACGGAACCCTTTCCGGCACAGTATACTTCGGCAATTCAATCAGGTGAATCTGCAATCCGCTCGTCAGCGGAATTGCCCCGTCGCGGGAACGAAGCTGAAAGTCCAGGTGAAAACGGTCTGACTCCGCAAACAGTTTTCGGTTTAGCAGACAAATGCTGACTGCCGGAGACAACTCGCCGTATCCTTCCCCCTGCCGCAACTGTCCGACATACAGACTGCACGCGTAGAACGCCAGCCGCTCCGGCAGTTCTGCCGGAGCCGTCGTCTGCATCTCAATGTTCAGCCAGCGACCGGCATCGTCGCGGGCTCGAACATCCAGAATCGCCAGCTTGCCGTCCTCGGCTTCGTGAGGAACAAAGGGATTCAGCAGTTCGACGTGTTGAATCCTCGGTCCTTCCGACAACACGGCGTTCAGGAAATGAATCGTGATGGCGGTATGGTCGGAACTCGCCAGCAATCGCTTGAAAGCGTAATCGATCTTCGGATCAATTCCGATCGTCATCAGGAATCAGTCCCAGCTCAGTGACCCGCCGCTCTGGTACTCGGTTACGCGAGTTTCGAAAAAGTTCTTTTCCTTCGACAGGTCAATCGTTTCGCTCATCCACGGGAATGGATTCGGTGAACCGTACTGAGTCGGCAGGCCGATGCGTTCCAGCCGGCGATCGGCGACATGCTGCACGTAGTCGCGGAACAGGTCGGCGTTCAGCCCCAGGACACCGCGAGGCAGGCAGGACTGAGCGTACTCGATCTCCAGCTCGACGGCCGTCCGTACGCGGTCAATCATCGCCTGCTGGAATTCATCCGTCCACAGTTCCGGGTTCTCAAACTTGATGCCGTTGATCAGGTCAATGCCGAAGTTCAGATGAATGGTCTCGTCCCGCAGAATGTACTGGAACTGTTCACCAATTCCGGTCATCAGATTGCGACGATGGAAGGACAGTACCATCACAAAACCGCTGTAGAAGAAGATCCCTTCCATGATGACGTAGTAACCGATCAGGTTCTTCAGAAACGCCTGCTGACCTTCGAACGTCTCGGTCGAGAAATCGTCGGCCATGACTTCGGCCGTCAGTTCCATTTCGAAGGCATCCTTCTTCGCGATCGTCGGGATCTCCCGATACATATTGAAGATTTCACCTTCGTTCAGCCCGAGCGTTTCGACGACGTACAGGAACGTGTGAGTATGCACGGCTTCTTCAAACGCCTGACGCAGCAGGTACTGCCGGCATTCGGCGTTCGTGACGTGTTTGAAAATCGCCAGCACCAGGTTGTTCCCGACGAGTGATTCAGCCGTCGAAAAGAAGCCCAGGTTTCTCATGATGACCAGACGCTCGTCGTCGGTCAGTTTGTCCGATCGCCAGATCTCGACGTCCCGGTTCATGGGCACTTCCGTCGGCATCCAGTGATTGGCACACCCGTTCAGATAGTGTTCCCACGCCCATTTGTATTTGATGGGCATCAGTTGATTGACGTCCACCTGAGCACAATTGATCAGCCGCTTTTCGGTGGCTTTGAATCGACCGTCGGTTCCGGTGAGAAGTTCCTGTTCGGGAGAGAGAGTAGTGGTCATCGTGACACCTTTGGGAAGAATGGGAATAGTTGGTGAAAATGTTTAACCGGCGAGCCCTGGCGAGCGATTCGATTCTCGGACCTGCTCGGTGGTTAGCGGTTTCGACGACAGACGACCAGCAAACCATTCGCTGTTTCCGACGCGCCACCGGCCTCGCCGAAGAAAGCGACGGCGAACGACATCGCCGGGCTCGCGGTTAAACATGCCGTGGCAACCGGTTTCTCGTTCCCGGGCTCCGGCATCCGGGAACACCTATTCAAAGAGAGAACGTCATCTGAATAGTAAACGAGGGAACAACAGTCGGATTGGAATTCAAGTCTTCAGAATGCTCCCGCAGCATGTTGCATGAAGAAGAAGGTGAATCTCAACGCAAAAACGAATCAGCCGAAGTCTCCTGATTGGCGTCGGAATTGAACGACCAACGGACGCTCGAAATCGTCGCTGAAATCTGGCGAGAAACCTGAATAGGGACGCGTTCGGCCGGAATATAGTGCTTTGTGCCGTTTGCGATCTTACGAGCTAGGTCGAACGTCTCGGCGAGCTCTGAACGTTAGACGGGTCATGCCAAGGAATTGTCGAATCGCTGCATCGTAACCTTCTCGATGCACCCATTCATCATATGGTACGCCACGATCGTGGATCTCGAAGTAGTGCATGACGCGGACGACGCATTGTCTGCAATGAAGTCTTCATGCTGCGGAACAACGACATACCGTGCACGAAACTCCTTCTGGCGTGGTGATGTCAAAAGTTGATGCATGACAACATGATCGGAACCGCTTGCTGACCGGAGATCACATTGAATCCCAGACGTGAAGATCGCCAGCCTTGTGAAAGTGACACAGCCCAACCGGCTTGGACGCGGTCGGTCGTTTTCCGTGCCCACCTGGACAACCGTGACCCATCGAGAGAACAGCGACCGGGACTATTTACGATTCCCTGTTCACTGTTCCCTCACTCACCTACTGACACGCTTCGCATTCCGGATCGTCCAGACTGCATGATGCTTTGACGTTTGTCATGTCTGTGGCGGAACACTCACCGGGATTTTGCTGTTGCCGGCGGTCAGATGAGGTGAGGCGACGGCGGATGCGGGCTGGTCCACTCGGCCGACGGAATCGACTGTCGAACGGTCCACCTGAATGTCGCCCGATGCGCTTTTGTTCTTCATCCAGCGCGGCTGAACGCCGTACTTGTTGACGTCCACTGTCGACTTCTCAATCTGAGTCGCCGCCAGCGTGCGCAGGTAGTACGTTGTTTTCAGACCTTTGCTCCAGGCCAGGAAGTACATTTCGTGCAGTTTTCGGCCGCTGGGTTCGCACATGTAGAGATTCAGCGATTGGCCCATGTCGATCCACTTCTGACGTCGCGCCGCACATTCGATCAGCCACTTCGGCTCGACCTCGAACGACGTCAGATACCGGGCCTTGATGTCGGCCGGAACGCGGTCGATCTCGGTCAGCGTACCGTCGTAGTACTTCAGGGAATCCAGCATATCGGCGTCCCACAGGCCCCGTTCCTTGAGTTCCGTCACCAGCGACGTGTTCACGTGAGTGAACTCGCCGGACAGGTTGCTCTTCACGTAGAGGTGCTTGTAGATCGGCTCGATCGACTGAGACACGCCGATGATCGTGCTGATCGTCGCTGTGGGAGCGATCGCCATGCAGTTGCTGTTTCGCATGCCGTTTTCGGCGACGGCCTTGCGGACAATGTCCCAGTCCATCTGAGCGGATCGGTCGACGTCGATGGCCGAGCCGCGTTCGCGTTCCAGCAGGTCGAGCGTATCGATCGGCAGCAGGCCGCGATCCCATTTCGACCCGGAGTACGTGTCATACGTGCCTCGTTCGGCAGCCAGTTCGGACGAAGCCAGAATCGCGAAGTACGAAATCGCTTCCATGCTGTGGTCAGCGAACTCAACGGCCTGCTTGCTGGCGTAGCTGAAGTTCATTGCCGCCAGAGCGTCCTGGAAGCCCATGATGCCCAGGCCGACCGGGCGATGTTTCAGGTTGGACGTTCTTGCTTCTTCCGTTGGATAGAAATTGATGTCGATGACGTTATCCAGCATCCGCATCGCGGTGCGAACGGTTTCTTCGAGCATCTTCAGGTCAAGTTCGCCGTCAACGATATGGGCACGCAGGTTGATGGAGCCCAGGTTGCAGACAGCGGTTTCCGTCGGTGACGTATTCAGCAGGATTTCCGTACACAGATTGCTGCTGTGAACGACTCCCGCGTGGTCCTGCGGAGAACGGACGTTGGACGGATCCTTCCACGTGACCCAGGGATGTCCGGTTTCGAACAGTCGCGTCAGCATTCGTCGCCACAGTTCCATGGCGGGCAGACGACGGAACATCCGAATCTTGCCGGCATCGGCCAGCCGTTCGTATTCCTCATAGCGTTCCTCAAACGCTTTGCCGTACAGATCATGCAGATCGGGAACTTCGTCCGGGCTGAACAGTGTCCATTCCTGTTCCCGCTGAACTCGCTTCATGAACAGGTCAGGAATCCAGTTGGCGGTGTGCATGTCGTGAGTTCGCCGCCGGTCGTCACCGGTGTTCTTCCGCAGATCCATGAACTCTTCGACATCCATGTGCCACGATTCGAGATAGGAACAGACCGCTCCCTTGCGTTTGCCGCCCTGGTTGACGGCGACCGCGGTGTCGTTGACGACCTTCAGGAACGGAATGACGCCCTGGCTGCGGCCGTTGGTGCCTTTGATGTGAGCGTTCGTGGCGCGAATGCTGGTCCAGTCGTTACCCAGTCCGCCCGCCCATTTGCTCAGCCGGGCGTTGTCCGACACGCTCTTGAAGATGTGCTCCAGATCGTCACTGACGGTCGACAGATA
This window contains:
- a CDS encoding DUF309 domain-containing protein, which gives rise to MSLDPEDPRIDDGIRLFNQREFFASHDVFEDLWMELVGREKTFVQGLIHGAVCLHHFEGSNLTGARKMYGSCTCYLRPFQPRFAGIDVQRLLDDMELCFAELLAVERGYPHGVVLKPELIPRIVRRR
- a CDS encoding Rpn family recombination-promoting nuclease/putative transposase — translated: MTIGIDPKIDYAFKRLLASSDHTAITIHFLNAVLSEGPRIQHVELLNPFVPHEAEDGKLAILDVRARDDAGRWLNIEMQTTAPAELPERLAFYACSLYVGQLRQGEGYGELSPAVSICLLNRKLFAESDRFHLDFQLRSRDGAIPLTSGLQIHLIELPKYTVPERVPSDFVMTASPLEKWIWFFRYASQVSESQIAASLADPVFNEAAGVLSMIARTPEEREDYEMRLKLARDEESRMRGARKEGLLEGRQEGLQEGRQEGRQEGRQEGRQEGRQEGKLIGKLQLLEQFLGRPVSSDSTLSGLPLAELEQRVADLQAQLRNRS
- a CDS encoding ribonucleotide-diphosphate reductase subunit beta, encoding MTTTLSPEQELLTGTDGRFKATEKRLINCAQVDVNQLMPIKYKWAWEHYLNGCANHWMPTEVPMNRDVEIWRSDKLTDDERLVIMRNLGFFSTAESLVGNNLVLAIFKHVTNAECRQYLLRQAFEEAVHTHTFLYVVETLGLNEGEIFNMYREIPTIAKKDAFEMELTAEVMADDFSTETFEGQQAFLKNLIGYYVIMEGIFFYSGFVMVLSFHRRNLMTGIGEQFQYILRDETIHLNFGIDLINGIKFENPELWTDEFQQAMIDRVRTAVELEIEYAQSCLPRGVLGLNADLFRDYVQHVADRRLERIGLPTQYGSPNPFPWMSETIDLSKEKNFFETRVTEYQSGGSLSWD
- a CDS encoding ribonucleoside-diphosphate reductase subunit alpha yields the protein MIRAQAEWIVCKRDGRRVPYNAGLIGRAIENAFRAELNLAENQPLDDDTRGEIQQIVNSVAAEVSHAAATDDGTTVEHIQDIVELQLMKREHYRVARRYIVYRAEHAKIRSLQAHAGLEDDAESTPRLSVKLEDGVRVPFDSRRIRTRLEKACHGLADCDVDVLLEEVMKSVYDDISVAEIYRAMILAARMRIERDPAYDVVAARLLRMVIANEALGSAPSDPDDFERLYRNQFEHYIIDGIVAERLTPDLRQYNLTRIAAALRPERDDLFKYPGMQAVYDRYLLHIDGRRIETPQYFWMRVAMGLAMGESKVESRELRANAGSGKAPLTREDRAIEFYNMLSTMRFTSATPTLFNSATLHPQLSSCYLSTVSDDLEHIFKSVSDNARLSKWAGGLGNDWTSIRATNAHIKGTNGRSQGVIPFLKVVNDTAVAVNQGGKRKGAVCSYLESWHMDVEEFMDLRKNTGDDRRRTHDMHTANWIPDLFMKRVQREQEWTLFSPDEVPDLHDLYGKAFEERYEEYERLADAGKIRMFRRLPAMELWRRMLTRLFETGHPWVTWKDPSNVRSPQDHAGVVHSSNLCTEILLNTSPTETAVCNLGSINLRAHIVDGELDLKMLEETVRTAMRMLDNVIDINFYPTEEARTSNLKHRPVGLGIMGFQDALAAMNFSYASKQAVEFADHSMEAISYFAILASSELAAERGTYDTYSGSKWDRGLLPIDTLDLLERERGSAIDVDRSAQMDWDIVRKAVAENGMRNSNCMAIAPTATISTIIGVSQSIEPIYKHLYVKSNLSGEFTHVNTSLVTELKERGLWDADMLDSLKYYDGTLTEIDRVPADIKARYLTSFEVEPKWLIECAARRQKWIDMGQSLNLYMCEPSGRKLHEMYFLAWSKGLKTTYYLRTLAATQIEKSTVDVNKYGVQPRWMKNKSASGDIQVDRSTVDSVGRVDQPASAVASPHLTAGNSKIPVSVPPQT